From one Lolium rigidum isolate FL_2022 chromosome 4, APGP_CSIRO_Lrig_0.1, whole genome shotgun sequence genomic stretch:
- the LOC124706039 gene encoding DNA-directed RNA polymerase II subunit RPB7-like has product MFFHIVLERNMQLHPRHFGPHLRDKLVAKLMKDVEGTCSGRHGFVVAITGVEEVGKGLIREGTGFVTFPVKYQCVVFRPFKGEILEAVVTMVNKMGFFAEAGPIQIFVSNHLIPDDMEFQSGDVPNYTTSDGSCL; this is encoded by the exons ATGTTCTTCCACATCGTCCTGGAGCGGAACATGCAGCTGCACCCGCGCCACTTCGGCCCGCACCTCCGCGACAAGCTGGTCGCCAAGCTCATGAAGGACGTCGAGGGCACCTGCAG CGGGCGGCACGGGTTCGTGGTGGCGATCacgggggtggaggaggtcgggaaGGGGCTCATCCGGGAGGGCACGGGCTTCGTCACCTTCCCCGTCAAGTACCAGTGCGTCGTCTTCCGGCCCTTCAAGGGCGAGATCCTCGAGGCTGTCGTCACCATGGTCAACAAG ATGGGGTTCTTCGCAGAGGCTGGGCCTATTCAGATCTTCGTGTCAAATCAT CTGATTCCTGATGATATGGAGTTCCAATCTGGTGATGTGCCAAACTACACAACTTCTGATGGATCG TGCCTCTGA
- the LOC124706038 gene encoding probable glutathione S-transferase GSTU6 produces MAREGGLKLLGLTVSPFVLRVRMALQLKGLGYEYIEQDLFTKGELLLVSNPVHKKVPVLIHDGKPVCESLAIVHYVDEVWAATGPSILPADPYERADARFWAAYADSKLLPAWVGIMWAPTEEERAEKVEDTLTAIGHLEEAFGKCSNGKAFFAGDSVGYLDLVLGSQLFWFEALQKMFGVVVIEEGKAPLLAAWVKRFGQTDTAKEVVPDVDTAVQYLKKLQSHRPGSTVAQLLS; encoded by the exons ATGGCACGCGAAGGAGGCCTGAAGCTGCTCGGCTTGACGGTGAGCCCGTTCGTGCTCCGTGTGCGCATGGCGCTGCAGCTGAAAGGCCTCGGCTACGAGTACATCGAGCAGGACCTGTTCACCAAGGGCGAGCTCCTCCTCGTGTCCAACCCGGTGCACAAGAAGGTCCCGGTGCTCATCCATGACGGCAAGCCCGTCTGTGAGTCGCTGGCCATCGTGCACTACGTCGACGAGGTCTGGGCAGCCACGGGCCCCTCGATCCTCCCAGCCGACCCCTACGAGCGCGCCGATGCTCGCTTCTGGGCCGCCTACGCCGACAGCAAG CTCTTGCCTGCTTGGGTAGGCATCATGTGGGCGCCgacggaggaggagagggcgGAGAAGGTCGAGGACACGCTCACCGCCATCGGCCACCTGGAGGAGGCGTTCGGCAAGTGCTCGAACGGGAAGGCTTTTTTCGCCGGCGACTCCGTCGGGTACCTCGACCTCGTGCTCGGCTCACAGTTGTTCTGGTTCGAGGCGCTGCAGAAGATGTTCGGCGTGGTGGTCATTGAAGAGGGCAAGGCTCCGCTCTTGGCCGCGTGGGTGAAGCGGTTTGGACAAACTGATACAGCGAAGGAGGTGGTGCCAGATGTTGACACAGCGGTGCAGTACCTGAAGAAGCTTCAGTCTCACCGACCAGGTTCTACAGTTGCCCAGTTGTTGTCGTGA